One stretch of Methyloversatilis sp. RAC08 DNA includes these proteins:
- a CDS encoding energy transducer TonB, whose translation MSRLKLHFALALSALTHALFLLWPERAAEAPRPEPAPALQARLQNAPAAPVPTAPELAPDEPLLKDTRSEQAAPTPRPPPVVQAPRGTTATAKAREQAQQKLNRHVFYPPEAIERELEGEVTLRLLLDASGRVSDAAVLAGSGHAILDRAALNAARQIGRIDAGGARELLLPVVFRLD comes from the coding sequence TTGTCCCGCCTGAAACTTCATTTCGCACTTGCACTGTCCGCGCTGACGCACGCCCTGTTCCTGCTGTGGCCCGAACGCGCGGCCGAAGCGCCGCGCCCCGAGCCGGCGCCGGCACTGCAGGCCCGGCTGCAGAATGCGCCTGCGGCCCCGGTCCCGACCGCGCCTGAGCTCGCGCCGGATGAGCCGCTGCTGAAGGACACGCGCAGCGAACAGGCTGCGCCGACACCCCGCCCGCCACCGGTCGTCCAGGCCCCGCGCGGCACGACCGCCACCGCCAAAGCACGCGAGCAGGCGCAGCAGAAGCTGAACCGTCATGTGTTCTACCCGCCGGAGGCGATCGAGCGGGAACTGGAAGGGGAAGTGACACTGCGCCTGCTGCTCGACGCGTCGGGCCGGGTCAGCGACGCCGCCGTGCTGGCTGGCAGCGGTCACGCGATTCTGGACCGGGCAGCGCTCAACGCCGCCAGGCAGATCGGCCGCATCGACGCCGGCGGCGCACGCGAATTGCTGCTGCCGGTGGTGTTCCGGCTGGATTGA
- a CDS encoding DNA gyrase inhibitor YacG, translating to MVTCPRCGQPAVYAPSNPARPFCSPRCKNSDFVAWANEEYRVPDASPELPPDEDIS from the coding sequence ATCGTCACCTGTCCGCGCTGCGGCCAACCGGCCGTCTATGCGCCGTCGAATCCGGCGCGGCCGTTCTGCAGCCCGCGCTGCAAGAATTCCGATTTCGTCGCCTGGGCGAACGAGGAGTACCGCGTGCCGGATGCGTCGCCCGAACTGCCGCCGGACGAAGACATTTCGTAG